One segment of Candidatus Fokinia solitaria DNA contains the following:
- a CDS encoding peroxiredoxin, whose translation MSIVGCSFRDFPDCKVKIVSGDSAVDLSKIPSYLGTHSNPSEAVQKEGKFAICDATLHSIMTWCTGYKVLFFFYPLNFTFVCPSEIIALNKMKSEFESRKTKVFLVSVDSHYSHIAYATTSKENGGIGEMGHAMISDINKELSVALGVLHHSGVSLRAAIIIGEDGIIKHQTVNELAIGRNTNELLRVLDAIEHNKQYGEVCPINWKKGEAAMVPNVDGMKKYINTSNS comes from the coding sequence ATGTCCATAGTAGGTTGTTCATTTAGAGATTTCCCTGATTGTAAGGTAAAGATCGTATCTGGCGATTCGGCGGTTGATTTATCAAAAATCCCTTCATATTTAGGAACGCATAGTAATCCATCAGAAGCAGTACAAAAAGAGGGAAAATTCGCAATATGTGATGCTACTTTACATAGCATCATGACTTGGTGCACAGGATATAAAGTGTTATTTTTCTTCTATCCTTTAAATTTTACCTTTGTATGCCCTTCTGAGATAATAGCACTTAATAAAATGAAAAGTGAATTTGAATCAAGAAAAACTAAGGTCTTCTTAGTAAGTGTTGATTCTCACTATAGTCATATAGCTTATGCCACGACTAGTAAGGAGAACGGTGGCATCGGAGAAATGGGGCATGCTATGATTTCTGATATAAATAAAGAATTATCTGTCGCTCTTGGTGTTTTACATCACTCTGGCGTGTCGCTGCGTGCAGCTATCATCATAGGAGAAGATGGTATTATCAAACATCAAACTGTTAACGAATTAGCGATAGGAAGAAATACTAATGAATTACTAAGAGTGCTCGATGCAATAGAGCATAATAAACAATACGGCGAAGTATGTCCTATAAATTGGAAGAAGGGAGAAGCAGCGATGGTACCAAATGTTGATGGAATGAAGAAGTATATCAACACTTCTAATTCGTAA
- a CDS encoding 4-hydroxybenzoate octaprenyltransferase encodes MQRKRSDDIIVKLSHLSRFNKPIPILLLLLPIWWTLVITRKFITDFWFYFSILTLGGILSRTVGCIINDIIDRKYDAFVKRTAKRPLAKNSIEMKYVIMYLLLLSAIGLFLIFLLPLKCRYIICISCLLMCIYPYMKRITNYAQVVLGIAFNTGILVTFTLSNYNNLIVQSSSYIAAVLWTIGYDAIYALQDVHDDKALGLRSIAVKFEKSISEVVWYCYKITCILLGFVGLNLGYNIAFFVFLGGGLYSLYEQIKVIESHSEYTDKIIYEKLFHQNAIFGIIVLIALYLGQISLAS; translated from the coding sequence ATGCAACGGAAGCGGAGTGATGATATAATCGTCAAATTATCACATTTATCGCGATTTAATAAGCCGATACCAATTCTTTTATTGCTACTACCGATATGGTGGACCTTAGTAATCACGCGCAAATTTATAACTGATTTTTGGTTTTATTTTTCAATACTCACTCTTGGAGGGATACTAAGTCGTACCGTAGGCTGCATTATTAACGATATTATAGATCGTAAATACGATGCTTTCGTGAAAAGAACTGCAAAAAGACCGCTAGCGAAAAATTCTATAGAGATGAAGTATGTCATCATGTATCTGCTACTATTGAGTGCAATAGGACTTTTTTTGATATTTTTACTACCACTTAAATGTAGATATATTATATGCATTTCTTGCTTACTAATGTGCATATATCCATATATGAAAAGAATAACAAATTATGCGCAGGTAGTACTTGGCATAGCATTTAATACTGGCATACTTGTTACATTTACACTATCAAATTATAACAATCTCATAGTCCAATCATCTTCTTATATAGCTGCAGTACTATGGACGATTGGATATGATGCGATATATGCATTGCAAGATGTACACGATGATAAAGCGCTCGGTCTTCGTTCAATTGCAGTAAAATTTGAGAAAAGTATCTCTGAAGTAGTATGGTATTGCTATAAGATCACTTGCATTTTACTTGGATTCGTTGGCTTAAATCTAGGCTATAATATAGCATTTTTCGTTTTTCTTGGAGGTGGCTTATATAGCTTGTATGAGCAAATTAAGGTAATCGAATCTCATTCTGAATATACGGATAAGATAATATATGAGAAATTATTTCATCAAAATGCAATATTTGGCATCATAGTTCTAATTGCCTTATATTTAGGACAAATAAGTCTTGCTTCTTAG
- a CDS encoding DNA polymerase III subunit beta, translated as MNPVLQIERGKVVSALSIVQSIVERRNINPILSHVKIIIYSSGVMRFVCTDMDIVVSSTIDVEAFDTTQKKIAFTTPVSVFYEILRKMQDRYIDLDLSNVESGLLIVKTDDSQFKLGCSEEDKFPPLDIEEYHIKNFATPSSVEQVSSHNFLMHVTAEELYHLLSGTKYAISSSEISYHLNGICFQAVKADTIPSKYECFELLRASSAQSAEDYNVDHTENFLLAVSTDTHRLATAAIPIQEGAFEIKEVIVPKKTVMELLKLTENMERKDKINISMHERKIIFSTPDVVIVSKLISSEFPSYREILKEKYDKIVTVSRKAMIAAIDIVTSVIDDKMKPCQVSFSEDNVEISVESQIHTKGSGVKNIKSRTNGEIKFTIILNSRYVLDTLNVIEEDEVEILMRDIESAIIVRGADNQCSIHMIMPMQP; from the coding sequence ATGAATCCAGTTTTGCAAATAGAAAGAGGAAAAGTAGTTTCAGCACTCTCTATTGTACAATCAATAGTAGAGCGACGTAACATCAATCCTATATTATCTCATGTCAAAATTATCATTTACTCTTCTGGAGTGATGCGATTTGTATGTACTGACATGGATATTGTTGTATCTTCCACCATCGATGTAGAAGCGTTCGATACTACACAAAAGAAGATCGCTTTTACCACTCCTGTGTCCGTTTTCTATGAAATTCTACGAAAAATGCAAGATCGATATATAGATCTCGATCTTTCAAACGTCGAAAGCGGATTACTCATAGTGAAGACCGATGATTCTCAATTTAAGTTAGGTTGCTCAGAAGAAGATAAATTTCCTCCTCTTGATATCGAAGAGTATCATATTAAGAATTTTGCAACTCCTAGTAGTGTAGAACAAGTCTCATCTCACAATTTCTTGATGCACGTTACAGCAGAAGAGTTGTATCACTTGCTCTCAGGTACAAAATATGCGATCTCATCTAGTGAAATCTCTTATCATCTCAATGGCATCTGCTTCCAAGCGGTAAAAGCTGACACCATTCCAAGCAAATACGAATGCTTTGAATTGCTCCGTGCTTCCTCGGCACAAAGTGCAGAAGATTATAATGTAGATCATACAGAAAATTTCCTGTTAGCAGTTTCTACAGATACTCATAGGCTTGCAACTGCAGCTATTCCAATACAAGAAGGCGCTTTTGAAATAAAAGAAGTAATAGTGCCAAAAAAGACAGTAATGGAATTGCTGAAGCTTACAGAAAACATGGAAAGGAAAGACAAAATCAACATCAGTATGCATGAACGAAAGATAATTTTTTCCACTCCGGACGTAGTAATAGTATCTAAGCTAATTAGTAGTGAATTTCCTTCTTATCGTGAAATATTAAAGGAAAAGTACGATAAAATTGTAACGGTATCAAGGAAGGCTATGATCGCAGCAATAGACATCGTAACCTCTGTTATAGATGATAAAATGAAGCCTTGCCAAGTTTCATTTTCTGAAGATAATGTTGAAATCTCTGTTGAAAGTCAAATACATACTAAAGGCAGCGGAGTAAAAAATATCAAATCTCGTACTAATGGAGAGATAAAGTTTACTATCATACTCAATTCTCGTTATGTGCTTGATACCTTAAACGTGATAGAAGAGGATGAAGTAGAGATACTGATGCGCGATATAGAATCGGCTATTATAGTCAGAGGTGCTGATAATCAGTGTTCGATACATATGATTATGCCTATGCAGCCTTAG
- the rplD gene encoding 50S ribosomal protein L4, protein MKHQVLDFHSSSVSAEIELPNIFDVEIRPDIIHRVICWQLAKRRLGTHKVKGRSEIAKSTRKIHAQKGGGRARHGAASAPQFRGGGVTFGPVVRSHEYKLNKKVRTMGLHSALSMKLQESKILVVNDLSLPSSKTKELYGRISALLNDKKSTSKISCLMVDKECHTSLCLASANMHNIDVLPVKGLNVYDLIKHEFTIFSKSAIVSMAESIIA, encoded by the coding sequence ATGAAACATCAAGTTTTAGACTTTCATTCTAGTTCGGTTAGTGCCGAAATAGAACTTCCGAACATCTTTGATGTCGAAATACGACCAGATATCATACATCGTGTCATATGTTGGCAACTTGCTAAGAGAAGACTCGGTACTCATAAAGTTAAAGGTAGAAGTGAAATAGCTAAATCTACTCGCAAAATACATGCGCAAAAAGGAGGTGGACGCGCCCGTCATGGCGCAGCTAGCGCGCCTCAATTTCGTGGCGGAGGAGTTACATTCGGTCCTGTGGTACGTAGTCACGAGTATAAGTTAAATAAGAAAGTGCGTACTATGGGCTTACATTCTGCCCTTTCAATGAAATTACAGGAAAGCAAGATTTTGGTAGTAAACGATCTTTCTCTTCCATCATCTAAAACAAAGGAGTTATATGGAAGAATTTCTGCTTTGTTAAATGATAAGAAAAGCACATCTAAGATTTCGTGTCTTATGGTGGATAAAGAATGTCATACTTCACTTTGCCTCGCTTCAGCTAATATGCACAATATTGACGTTCTACCAGTAAAGGGATTGAACGTGTACGATCTGATTAAACATGAGTTTACAATATTCTCTAAAAGTGCAATAGTTAGCATGGCGGAAAGCATCATTGCTTAA
- the rplC gene encoding 50S ribosomal protein L3, which yields MFIGGISILAGSMLCYERPGLIGTKLGMTQVFVDDIAVPATVIHIPENLLIGFRTNEKNGYQAAVLGIRYRDEKKSRKKLYAIIKEFKLNSLDNFSEGQSYDASHFTLGQSVDVIGHAIGKGFAGGMKRHGFRGGDASHGASISHRALGSTGGRQDPGKVFKGKKMAGHMGTNRVTTRNLRVLDIDAEVSIIVVKGCVPGSKGKTVLLRDSTMR from the coding sequence GTGTTTATTGGTGGTATTAGCATTTTAGCTGGAAGCATGTTGTGTTATGAACGTCCTGGATTAATTGGCACGAAACTTGGTATGACTCAAGTTTTTGTTGATGACATTGCTGTACCTGCAACTGTAATACATATCCCGGAAAATCTTCTCATCGGCTTTAGAACAAATGAGAAGAACGGATATCAAGCTGCGGTGCTTGGTATACGATATCGTGACGAAAAGAAGAGTCGCAAAAAATTATATGCGATAATTAAAGAATTTAAGCTAAACTCTCTTGATAACTTTAGTGAAGGTCAATCATATGATGCTTCTCATTTCACTCTAGGACAGAGTGTAGATGTTATTGGTCATGCTATAGGTAAAGGCTTCGCAGGTGGTATGAAGCGGCACGGATTTAGAGGAGGAGATGCTTCTCATGGTGCTTCTATCTCTCATAGAGCACTCGGCTCAACTGGTGGAAGACAAGATCCAGGTAAAGTATTCAAAGGAAAAAAAATGGCAGGACATATGGGAACAAATCGAGTAACTACTAGAAATTTAAGAGTGCTTGATATTGATGCAGAAGTCTCTATTATCGTGGTTAAAGGCTGCGTACCTGGTAGCAAGGGAAAGACTGTGCTGCTAAGAGATTCTACTATGAGATAA
- the dprA gene encoding DNA-processing protein DprA yields the protein MQHDEYALFSAFDIVKKISAFAKDKEFEIAWLRLARTSHIRSATFFSLLNLFSSPALAIEHIGTLKKQGKLSNDVLVPSVHQIQKEIRECHALGARMIFAYSDEYPDLLLKTYSPPPVLTVKGDVSLLRKHKVAIVGARNASIGGGIFAKRISAEISKSGFVVVSGLADGIDRMAHEGALEGGTIGVVGSGISHIYPKACDYLYRQMYRTGLVVSQYPISSPPLASYFPERNAIIAGLCSCVVVIEASHNSGTLVTARTALEEGREVLAVPGFPMDPRSKGSNKLIRDGAVLVEDAEDVLKELAKLIKIDNMKLRDSKQPSQSIALRLPMHHGRVRHIPKHEEEAIHQSLTDVLSYSSYTTVEEILAHTNFEVDALMLAITELELSGELERNNKNHIRLIYKTKAA from the coding sequence ATGCAACATGATGAATACGCTCTTTTTTCAGCTTTTGATATAGTGAAAAAAATTTCAGCTTTTGCAAAAGATAAAGAGTTCGAGATTGCATGGCTTAGATTAGCTAGAACGTCTCATATAAGATCTGCAACTTTTTTTTCTTTGTTAAATTTGTTCTCTTCTCCAGCATTGGCAATAGAGCATATAGGTACTCTTAAGAAACAAGGAAAGCTTAGCAATGACGTGTTAGTACCATCTGTTCATCAAATACAGAAAGAAATTAGAGAATGCCATGCACTTGGCGCAAGGATGATTTTTGCATATTCTGATGAGTATCCAGATTTACTCTTAAAGACTTATTCTCCACCTCCTGTACTTACTGTAAAGGGAGATGTTTCGCTTTTACGAAAGCATAAAGTAGCAATAGTAGGTGCTAGAAATGCTTCTATTGGTGGTGGTATTTTTGCTAAACGTATATCTGCAGAAATTTCAAAGAGCGGATTTGTGGTAGTATCTGGATTAGCTGATGGTATAGATAGAATGGCGCATGAAGGAGCGTTGGAAGGCGGTACAATTGGCGTAGTAGGAAGCGGTATTTCTCACATATACCCTAAAGCATGTGATTATTTGTATCGTCAGATGTATCGTACAGGGCTTGTAGTGAGTCAGTATCCAATATCGTCTCCGCCGTTAGCATCATATTTTCCGGAAAGAAATGCTATAATAGCAGGGTTATGTAGTTGTGTAGTGGTGATAGAAGCATCTCATAATTCAGGTACATTAGTAACTGCTAGAACTGCTTTAGAGGAGGGAAGGGAGGTACTTGCGGTGCCTGGCTTTCCTATGGATCCAAGATCTAAGGGGAGTAATAAGTTAATTAGAGATGGCGCAGTGCTAGTAGAAGATGCCGAAGATGTACTGAAGGAATTAGCAAAGCTTATAAAAATAGATAACATGAAGCTGCGAGACAGTAAGCAGCCTTCTCAGTCCATTGCACTAAGATTGCCGATGCATCATGGTAGAGTACGGCATATACCAAAGCATGAAGAAGAAGCAATACATCAATCTCTCACTGATGTGCTATCGTATTCATCATATACTACGGTAGAGGAGATACTTGCGCATACAAACTTCGAAGTAGATGCGCTAATGCTAGCTATAACTGAACTAGAGTTAAGTGGCGAGCTAGAGAGAAATAATAAAAATCATATAAGATTGATCTATAAAACTAAGGCTGCATAG
- a CDS encoding site-specific DNA-methyltransferase, whose product MLNFPFKDCILEGGQSKDEADYGIGFNKDGVLEEKPSKRKEVFFNEVIAKDDIDVLLNPKAIMNMKSYGEREGEIDHEKDNLLMKGNNLLALYSLLPIYRGKIKLIYIDPPYNTGNDSFQYNDNFNHSTWLTFMKNRLEVAKELLRDDGSIYITLDYNEVHYAKILTDEIFGRENFQREIIWNLGSVSGYKSTVKGYVRQHETILFYSKNNSKYFFNKKLAYTEYTENYIQNSFKEDGNGKYRFRNGEKVYLSELKGLPIGDVWDVYSLQTRTQAKELVQDFKGQGQKPEELIERVIQISTEEGDIVLDFFGGSGTTGAVAHKMKRRWIMIEQMDYVETITKVRMEKVIEGEQGGISKNQKWEGGGSFCYFELAKWNEKAKEQLLSCNSLEELKKLFHKLYEKYFFKYNFNAKRFFEGQNGDAIVEREEFKELSLSKQKEIFCKMLDLNQMYILANEVEDKVYELSEEDIILTKNFYNR is encoded by the coding sequence GTGCTAAACTTTCCATTTAAAGACTGTATCTTAGAAGGAGGGCAGTCGAAAGATGAAGCAGATTACGGCATTGGATTCAATAAAGATGGAGTATTAGAAGAAAAGCCTTCAAAGAGAAAAGAAGTGTTTTTCAATGAAGTCATAGCAAAGGATGATATTGATGTCTTGTTAAATCCGAAAGCGATTATGAATATGAAGAGCTATGGAGAAAGGGAAGGAGAGATTGATCATGAGAAAGATAATTTACTGATGAAAGGAAATAACTTGTTAGCACTGTACTCACTGCTACCAATATATAGAGGTAAGATAAAGCTGATTTATATAGACCCTCCGTATAATACGGGTAATGATAGCTTTCAGTATAATGATAACTTCAATCATTCGACATGGCTTACATTCATGAAGAATCGCCTCGAAGTTGCTAAAGAATTACTTAGAGATGATGGAAGTATTTACATAACTCTAGATTATAATGAAGTTCATTATGCTAAGATCTTAACAGATGAAATATTTGGTAGAGAAAATTTTCAAAGGGAAATCATTTGGAATTTAGGTAGTGTATCAGGATATAAAAGCACTGTAAAAGGATATGTACGTCAACATGAAACGATTCTGTTTTATAGTAAGAATAATAGTAAATATTTTTTCAACAAAAAGTTAGCATATACTGAATATACTGAGAATTATATTCAAAACTCTTTTAAGGAAGATGGTAATGGCAAATATAGATTTAGAAATGGTGAGAAGGTGTATTTATCAGAGTTAAAAGGGTTACCAATAGGCGATGTGTGGGATGTTTATTCTTTGCAGACAAGAACGCAGGCAAAAGAATTAGTGCAAGATTTTAAAGGGCAAGGACAAAAGCCGGAAGAATTGATAGAAAGGGTGATTCAAATATCGACGGAAGAAGGAGATATAGTGCTAGATTTTTTTGGAGGGAGTGGCACAACAGGAGCGGTAGCGCATAAGATGAAAAGAAGGTGGATTATGATAGAGCAAATGGATTACGTAGAAACAATAACGAAAGTGAGAATGGAAAAAGTGATTGAAGGAGAGCAAGGAGGCATTAGTAAGAATCAAAAATGGGAAGGAGGAGGAAGCTTTTGTTATTTTGAATTAGCGAAATGGAATGAAAAAGCAAAAGAGCAATTATTATCCTGTAATAGTCTAGAAGAGTTGAAAAAGCTATTTCATAAGCTTTATGAGAAGTACTTTTTTAAGTACAACTTCAATGCGAAACGCTTTTTTGAAGGACAAAATGGCGATGCGATTGTAGAAAGAGAGGAATTTAAAGAACTAAGTCTGAGTAAACAGAAGGAGATTTTTTGCAAGATGTTAGATTTGAATCAAATGTATATTTTAGCGAATGAAGTAGAAGATAAAGTATATGAACTGTCAGAAGAAGATATTATACTCACGAAAAATTTCTATAATAGATAA
- a CDS encoding dihydrolipoamide acetyltransferase family protein — protein sequence MPALSPTMKEGNLIKWLKKEGDVIASGDVIAEIETDKAIMEFESADSGVLGKILVSEGTSNVKVKELIAIILEEGESEADIEAILNATALQTHTTPPKSEEDKKVDKNKSIDIAAPSTSQEERIFISPIARKLAMDHKVDIKHIKGSGPYSRIVKRDVEEVIAVTASDSSTPNTTLSFTKMRAAIAERLSFSKKNIPHFYISVECNIDNLLSIRKSLNDSMKKANLDKKISINDFFVKATALSLQKHHKFRSSFEEEKWLQHDFADIAIAISVEDGLFTPVVKNSAQKSLLHISTEVLELAQKARSRSLRHSEISGGCITISNLGMYGIRSFLPIINPPHVSILAIGGAIHKPTVSSEGNIVASQTIEITLACDHRVIDGVDAALFINDIKSYVENSMSLIM from the coding sequence ATGCCAGCTCTTTCCCCTACAATGAAAGAAGGAAATTTGATAAAGTGGCTAAAAAAAGAAGGCGACGTCATAGCATCCGGAGATGTCATTGCTGAGATAGAAACGGATAAAGCAATAATGGAATTTGAATCAGCAGATTCTGGTGTTTTAGGGAAAATTTTAGTTTCAGAAGGTACTTCTAACGTCAAGGTAAAGGAGTTAATTGCTATTATCTTGGAAGAAGGCGAATCAGAAGCGGATATAGAAGCGATATTAAATGCTACTGCTCTACAAACACATACTACGCCTCCTAAAAGTGAAGAGGATAAGAAAGTAGATAAAAATAAGAGTATCGATATAGCTGCCCCTTCCACTTCTCAAGAAGAAAGAATATTTATATCTCCAATAGCTAGAAAATTGGCAATGGATCATAAAGTGGATATCAAGCATATAAAAGGAAGTGGCCCGTACTCTAGAATAGTAAAAAGAGATGTTGAAGAAGTAATTGCAGTTACTGCAAGCGATAGTAGCACTCCTAATACTACGCTTTCATTCACAAAGATGCGCGCTGCAATAGCGGAACGATTAAGCTTTTCTAAAAAGAATATACCTCATTTCTACATTTCTGTTGAGTGCAATATTGATAATCTGCTATCGATTAGAAAGTCGCTAAATGACAGTATGAAAAAAGCGAATTTGGATAAAAAAATCTCCATCAACGATTTTTTCGTAAAAGCTACCGCTCTATCATTACAAAAACATCATAAATTTCGCTCCTCTTTTGAAGAAGAAAAATGGCTTCAGCATGACTTCGCAGATATTGCAATTGCAATTTCTGTAGAGGATGGATTATTTACTCCAGTTGTCAAAAATTCTGCGCAAAAGTCTTTACTGCATATTTCCACAGAAGTACTTGAATTAGCGCAGAAAGCGCGTTCCCGTTCTTTACGACATAGCGAAATTTCTGGTGGATGCATTACAATTTCAAATCTTGGCATGTATGGCATTAGAAGCTTTTTACCGATTATTAATCCTCCACATGTTTCTATTCTTGCTATAGGAGGTGCAATTCATAAACCTACTGTAAGCAGCGAAGGAAATATCGTAGCATCTCAAACAATCGAGATAACACTCGCTTGTGATCATAGGGTTATAGACGGCGTAGATGCAGCTCTTTTCATCAATGATATAAAATCTTATGTCGAAAATAGCATGTCGCTGATAATGTAG
- a CDS encoding glycine--tRNA ligase subunit alpha: MFFQDIKLALIEFWMESGCILLEGYDMKVGAGTSHPATALMCLTKNPWNVVYVQPSTRPTDGRYAITPNRTQFYYQLQVIMKPSPDNIQALCLQSLRNIGLKVESNNICFIEDDWQNPTLGASGLGWELQLNGTEILQFTYMQQIGGLKCNPVPCEITYGLERLAMHVQNVDSFWDIIWSPSGITYGELFKKQEETYSHFNFEYANTEMLLNHFQDNIAECKRLLVIAREKNINLVMQAYDCFLSAAHLFNLLEARKMITIVQRTSYMKVLREVATMCCKEWIEFESENVAHKDLNS; this comes from the coding sequence ATGTTTTTTCAAGATATCAAGTTAGCACTTATAGAATTTTGGATGGAATCAGGCTGTATACTATTGGAAGGCTATGACATGAAAGTCGGCGCTGGTACATCACACCCCGCTACAGCTTTAATGTGCCTTACCAAAAATCCATGGAACGTTGTATATGTACAGCCTAGTACCCGCCCTACTGATGGTAGATATGCTATTACACCAAATAGAACGCAATTCTATTATCAATTACAAGTAATAATGAAACCTTCTCCGGATAACATACAAGCACTATGCTTGCAAAGTCTCCGTAATATAGGACTGAAAGTAGAAAGTAATAACATATGCTTTATAGAAGATGATTGGCAAAATCCTACCTTAGGCGCATCAGGATTAGGATGGGAATTGCAATTGAACGGAACGGAAATTTTACAATTTACTTACATGCAACAAATTGGAGGCTTAAAATGCAATCCAGTACCATGCGAGATAACATATGGTCTTGAGAGATTAGCGATGCACGTACAGAATGTTGACAGTTTTTGGGATATAATCTGGTCTCCATCTGGCATCACATACGGTGAACTTTTTAAAAAACAGGAAGAAACGTATTCACATTTTAACTTTGAGTATGCTAATACGGAAATGCTTTTAAATCATTTTCAAGATAACATTGCAGAATGTAAGAGGCTATTGGTGATAGCGCGTGAGAAAAATATCAACCTCGTTATGCAAGCTTATGATTGCTTTCTTAGTGCAGCTCATCTTTTTAACTTACTAGAAGCGAGAAAAATGATTACCATCGTGCAAAGAACTTCTTACATGAAAGTACTTAGAGAAGTAGCGACCATGTGTTGTAAAGAATGGATAGAATTTGAAAGTGAGAATGTGGCGCACAAAGATCTTAACTCTTAA
- the trmD gene encoding tRNA (guanine(37)-N(1))-methyltransferase — MWRTKILTLNPEAFPGPLAHSVIGRGLSKWWNLEVKNIRDYSKLKHKKADDTIYGGGNGMLIRADVLGDAIDDFFETDNPNKPILYASPRGIKFDQKMALDFSQKQGIQLISGKFEGIDERVLQYYNIKEVSIGDYILSSGDIPILVIINACVRLLSDTFITKGDNLNPLNEESFSLFDQELGALLEYPQYTKPRIWRDLEVPKIFLSGHHKNIQDIRKIEAKRKTLLMKKKFNNNKDV, encoded by the coding sequence ATGTGGCGCACAAAGATCTTAACTCTTAATCCTGAAGCTTTTCCGGGACCATTAGCGCATTCAGTAATCGGAAGAGGATTAAGTAAGTGGTGGAATTTAGAGGTAAAAAATATAAGAGACTACTCTAAACTAAAACATAAAAAAGCGGATGACACAATATATGGCGGAGGAAACGGAATGTTAATAAGAGCGGATGTTCTTGGAGATGCAATAGATGATTTTTTTGAAACTGATAATCCAAATAAGCCAATATTATACGCCTCTCCAAGAGGCATAAAGTTTGATCAAAAAATGGCTTTAGACTTTTCGCAAAAGCAAGGCATACAACTAATATCAGGCAAATTTGAAGGAATAGATGAAAGAGTTTTGCAATATTACAATATCAAAGAAGTAAGCATAGGAGATTACATTCTCTCTTCTGGAGATATTCCAATTCTAGTAATTATCAATGCGTGTGTGAGGTTATTAAGCGATACCTTCATCACAAAAGGCGATAATCTTAATCCTCTGAATGAAGAGTCATTTTCACTTTTCGATCAAGAATTAGGCGCTCTTCTAGAATATCCTCAATATACTAAGCCTCGTATTTGGCGTGACTTAGAAGTACCAAAGATTTTCTTATCCGGTCATCATAAAAATATTCAAGATATAAGAAAGATTGAAGCTAAAAGAAAAACTCTTTTAATGAAGAAAAAGTTCAATAATAATAAAGATGTTTAA
- the rpsI gene encoding 30S ribosomal protein S9 has product MKNTGTTASVSTVAGKSSDTMSLGVKVKKKKQKFFSASQNRLYGTGRRKSSVARVWIAEGTGRFLVNRRSLSDYFSASDYVMPSIVKPFAALGVAAEKYDVFCTVKGGGTTGQSQAIMHGISRALVCGDNEANEIRKALKVFKLLTRDSREVERKKYGLRGARKSTQFSKR; this is encoded by the coding sequence ATGAAAAATACTGGTACTACTGCCTCTGTTTCTACAGTTGCTGGAAAATCGTCTGATACGATGAGTCTTGGCGTAAAGGTAAAAAAGAAAAAGCAGAAGTTTTTTTCCGCTTCTCAAAATCGCTTATATGGCACAGGTAGAAGAAAGTCGTCAGTAGCTAGGGTATGGATAGCAGAGGGTACAGGAAGATTCTTGGTCAATCGCAGATCTTTGAGTGACTACTTTTCAGCATCAGATTATGTGATGCCTAGTATTGTGAAGCCATTCGCTGCATTAGGTGTCGCAGCTGAGAAATATGATGTCTTTTGCACTGTAAAAGGTGGCGGTACTACTGGACAGTCACAGGCGATCATGCATGGTATTAGTAGAGCTCTTGTATGTGGTGATAATGAAGCTAATGAAATAAGAAAAGCTTTAAAAGTATTTAAGCTTCTTACTAGAGATAGTAGAGAGGTGGAACGTAAGAAATATGGACTTCGCGGTGCGAGAAAAAGTACACAGTTCTCGAAACGCTAG